In a single window of the Fibrobacter sp. UWB15 genome:
- a CDS encoding SDR family NAD(P)-dependent oxidoreductase encodes MSKIYQLLRKVFLLAKETKTIPINHYVKHGEELKDKVALITGATGGIGLAIANKYVEAGCKVILAATNKTKLDNALSKFPTGMASSIGFDYSKPNEFEEKIQEAISKFGKIDIFVSCVGIHVDRDGLSFLNSTIEEYDSIMNTNLRGTYFACQTVAKYMIKEGIKGHILLISSQSALEPSWSPYRLSKLGVSGLVKGFAQALIHHGIVVNGIGPGPTATKMQKSYQDDNICTQLNPIGRFTMPDEVAEFALMLASDIGNTIVGDVLYMSGGRGLIEIR; translated from the coding sequence ATGAGCAAGATATACCAACTGCTAAGAAAAGTATTTCTGTTGGCAAAAGAAACCAAAACTATTCCAATAAATCATTATGTAAAACATGGTGAAGAACTAAAGGATAAGGTTGCTTTAATAACTGGTGCTACTGGAGGCATTGGCCTTGCAATCGCGAATAAGTATGTAGAAGCAGGATGTAAAGTTATTTTGGCTGCTACAAATAAGACTAAATTAGACAATGCTCTAAGCAAATTTCCAACAGGTATGGCTTCCTCTATTGGCTTTGATTATTCGAAGCCCAATGAATTTGAAGAAAAAATACAAGAAGCTATAAGTAAATTTGGGAAAATAGACATCTTTGTAAGTTGTGTCGGAATTCATGTAGATAGAGATGGTTTGAGTTTTCTGAATTCAACCATTGAAGAATATGATTCAATAATGAATACTAATTTAAGAGGAACTTACTTTGCTTGTCAAACCGTAGCAAAATATATGATAAAAGAGGGAATTAAAGGTCATATTTTATTGATATCTTCACAATCGGCATTGGAACCGTCCTGGTCACCATATAGACTATCAAAGTTGGGGGTTTCGGGGCTAGTCAAAGGATTTGCTCAGGCGTTGATTCATCATGGCATCGTTGTCAATGGAATTGGCCCGGGGCCAACGGCGACAAAGATGCAAAAGAGTTATCAGGACGACAATATCTGTACTCAATTAAATCCGATAGGTAGATTTACAATGCCTGATGAAGTTGCTGAATTTGCCCTTATGTTGGCAAGCGATATAGGAAATACAATTGTTGGCGATGTGTTGTATATGTCTGGTGGACGAGGTCTTATTGAAATCCGTTAA
- a CDS encoding lipopolysaccharide biosynthesis protein gives MKEAKYLAKNIGLLTLSQFGTKLLSFFLVPLYTNVLSTEEYGTYDFFNTTVLLLIPLLTLNICDATLRFSLDKESDSRDVFSISIKFFVISVLAIVFLSFINKLMNLFPIFNQYLYCFILMYFSSAITGILNNYARGIDKVRTVAVSGVLGSATMLVLNVLFLLPLHMGLKGYFAANIIGLLVQFLYITFSIKAWKLFKWVGMKNKMLTSNMLSFSVPLIINNISWWVNNASNRYVIIWLCGMSANGIFSVSYKIPSILMIFQGIFSQAWTLSAVKDFDPEDKNGFFSKMYNSYNVCMTIICSLIIIFSKYIARLLYAQEFYTAWKYSPLLLIAVVFGALSGYIGGIYSAVKDSKAFAKSTLYSAIINIILNIVLVKTIGIMGAAMALVVAYAFVWAFRVITVKKYIRLELNLGRDVLCYFVLLLQTILLLSVETNVVYLYESILFFILVLLFKNSLCEIKDKLFSFAKKKRE, from the coding sequence ATGAAGGAAGCGAAATATCTTGCAAAGAATATTGGCTTGCTAACATTAAGTCAGTTTGGCACAAAACTGCTTAGTTTTTTTCTTGTTCCTCTATATACGAATGTTTTGTCAACAGAGGAATATGGTACATATGATTTCTTCAATACAACGGTATTGTTGCTGATCCCTTTATTAACGCTCAATATATGTGACGCAACTTTACGCTTTTCTTTAGATAAAGAATCGGATAGCAGGGATGTATTTTCAATAAGCATAAAGTTTTTTGTTATTAGCGTTTTGGCTATCGTTTTTTTATCATTCATAAATAAATTAATGAATCTATTTCCAATATTTAATCAATATTTGTATTGTTTTATACTAATGTATTTTAGTTCTGCAATAACAGGAATATTGAATAATTATGCTAGAGGCATAGATAAAGTAAGAACTGTTGCTGTATCGGGAGTTTTAGGCTCTGCAACCATGTTAGTGCTTAATGTTTTATTTTTACTTCCTCTGCATATGGGACTTAAAGGATACTTTGCGGCCAATATTATCGGGTTACTCGTCCAATTCTTGTATATAACTTTTTCCATAAAAGCATGGAAATTGTTTAAATGGGTTGGCATGAAAAACAAAATGCTAACCAGTAATATGTTGTCTTTTTCTGTCCCACTAATAATAAATAATATTTCGTGGTGGGTCAATAACGCTTCGAATCGTTATGTGATTATTTGGCTTTGCGGCATGTCTGCTAATGGTATATTCTCAGTAAGCTATAAAATTCCTTCCATTCTTATGATCTTTCAAGGCATTTTCTCTCAGGCTTGGACTCTATCTGCTGTAAAAGATTTTGATCCTGAAGATAAAAATGGGTTCTTTTCAAAAATGTACAATTCGTACAATGTGTGTATGACTATTATCTGTTCGTTAATCATTATTTTCTCAAAATACATTGCCAGACTTTTATATGCACAGGAATTTTATACTGCTTGGAAATATTCGCCTTTATTGTTGATTGCTGTTGTATTCGGGGCGCTTTCTGGTTATATAGGAGGAATTTATTCAGCTGTAAAAGATTCCAAGGCTTTTGCGAAATCAACACTATATTCAGCAATAATTAACATTATTCTTAATATTGTTCTAGTTAAAACAATTGGAATAATGGGTGCGGCGATGGCTTTAGTTGTGGCTTATGCTTTCGTTTGGGCGTTCAGGGTAATAACAGTAAAAAAATATATTAGACTTGAATTGAATTTGGGACGAGATGTTTTATGCTATTTCGTATTGCTTTTGCAAACGATTTTGCTGTTATCTGTGGAAACTAATGTTGTATATTTGTATGAATCCATTTTATTCTTTATACTTGTATTATTGTTCAAGAATTCTTTGTGTGAAATAAAAGATAAGTTATTTAGCTTTGCAAAGAAAAAACGTGAATAA
- a CDS encoding glycosyltransferase family 2 protein, translating into MMQPKVSLIVAIYKSEKFLDKLITSIINQTYKNIEVILVDDGSPDNSGVICDKYVDQDNRIQVIHKKNGGACEARNVGMDAATGDYICIIDGDDWLELDYVEYLMRLIQETDSDMAMSDKIFTTRDRIQIETDEIETWSAEKAACAIIYPRIPIGPWNKIYSSKLLKENNISFCTKWSGEGLYFSVMAAQYANHVGVGHRKVYNYRLNNTQSGLTHYNLQMATNALENIKLIKKQLHINTKRLQNACDWHIWKNYGFVLRLIIATHSEIENHDIYKESIKNIRKRLPKVLLCSEWDFGGGLRGKLSMLLFALFPVIRSKRQLENAAKALANDIME; encoded by the coding sequence ATGATGCAACCTAAAGTATCCCTTATCGTTGCTATATACAAGTCTGAGAAATTTCTGGACAAACTCATAACATCTATCATAAATCAGACTTACAAGAATATTGAAGTCATCCTTGTTGATGACGGCTCTCCTGATAATAGTGGTGTTATTTGCGATAAGTATGTCGATCAAGACAATAGAATTCAGGTCATTCATAAAAAGAATGGTGGGGCTTGTGAAGCTCGAAATGTAGGCATGGATGCGGCTACCGGCGATTATATTTGCATCATTGATGGCGATGATTGGCTTGAATTAGATTATGTTGAATATTTAATGCGCCTAATCCAAGAAACAGATTCTGACATGGCAATGTCAGATAAAATTTTTACAACTAGAGATAGAATTCAGATTGAAACAGATGAAATTGAAACTTGGTCTGCTGAAAAAGCCGCTTGTGCAATCATCTACCCTCGAATACCGATTGGTCCATGGAATAAAATTTATAGTTCAAAATTGTTGAAAGAGAATAACATCTCTTTTTGTACAAAATGGTCTGGTGAAGGCTTGTATTTTAGCGTAATGGCAGCGCAATATGCAAATCATGTAGGGGTTGGTCACAGGAAGGTGTATAACTATCGATTGAACAATACACAATCTGGGTTGACTCATTATAATTTACAAATGGCTACGAATGCTTTAGAAAATATTAAACTGATAAAAAAACAATTGCATATAAATACTAAACGGCTGCAAAATGCGTGTGATTGGCACATTTGGAAAAACTATGGTTTTGTACTTCGTTTAATTATTGCAACGCATTCAGAAATAGAAAATCATGATATTTATAAAGAAAGCATAAAAAATATTCGCAAAAGGTTACCCAAAGTGTTGTTGTGTAGCGAATGGGATTTTGGAGGAGGCTTAAGAGGAAAACTCAGCATGCTTCTATTCGCGCTATTTCCTGTTATTCGCTCAAAACGTCAATTAGAAAACGCTGCAAAGGCATTGGCAAATGATATAATGGAATAG
- a CDS encoding polysaccharide pyruvyl transferase family protein produces MKEKIGLITFYQNNYGSILQCFSTKSLLRTLNYDCDVLCLSEYQRNDIIIRLCKFVRLVGKILRYPSFCISLAKSKLYGNCLTTKLTTRTIEEMNSFVKSYLKPVEISNKVLKKDGEKRYNLFIAGSDQIWNLSSLFYSFYFLTFAPREKRISFAVSFGISQIPKYNQKELQKVLNEYNYISVREETGVEIVKKYSNTKVCRIADPTFIYNADEWRDFAKDAVIPSQKYILVHFLNEPNEIALESMAWLSKQLNLDVIALGYKYDVFDKLKRFTFMDGGPWEYVSMIDHAEFVLTDSFHSSLFSINFNKRFFVFHRDYSVSKQTSRISDLLKRFGMDNRLIENVDILKNIYLEYLPEETSVVLKKERATIRDYIQKSISGQIPQCFLQGENDAT; encoded by the coding sequence ATGAAGGAAAAAATCGGTTTAATTACATTCTATCAAAATAATTACGGCTCAATACTTCAGTGTTTTTCTACAAAAAGTTTATTAAGGACGTTAAACTATGATTGCGATGTTCTTTGTTTGAGCGAGTATCAAAGAAACGATATAATAATAAGATTGTGTAAATTCGTTAGACTTGTTGGAAAAATTCTACGTTATCCCTCATTTTGCATATCCTTAGCGAAGTCAAAGCTATATGGAAATTGTTTGACAACAAAATTGACAACAAGAACTATAGAAGAAATGAATAGCTTTGTTAAAAGCTATCTTAAGCCTGTTGAAATTTCTAATAAAGTTTTAAAAAAAGATGGCGAAAAACGATATAATCTATTTATCGCAGGAAGCGATCAAATTTGGAATTTAAGTTCCCTTTTTTATTCTTTTTATTTTTTAACGTTTGCTCCACGAGAAAAGCGAATATCTTTCGCTGTTAGTTTTGGTATTTCCCAAATACCTAAGTATAACCAAAAGGAACTGCAAAAAGTATTAAATGAATACAATTACATTTCTGTACGTGAAGAGACGGGAGTAGAGATAGTCAAGAAGTATTCCAATACCAAAGTCTGTCGAATTGCTGACCCAACTTTTATTTACAATGCCGATGAATGGCGTGATTTTGCAAAAGATGCCGTTATTCCTTCTCAAAAATACATCTTGGTTCATTTCTTGAATGAGCCAAATGAAATCGCCTTAGAATCTATGGCTTGGCTTTCAAAACAATTGAATTTAGATGTGATTGCTCTTGGTTATAAATACGATGTTTTCGATAAATTGAAAAGATTTACTTTTATGGATGGAGGACCATGGGAATATGTTTCCATGATTGACCATGCCGAATTTGTATTGACAGACTCTTTCCATTCGTCATTATTTTCCATAAATTTCAACAAGCGCTTCTTTGTTTTTCATCGTGATTATTCAGTGTCAAAGCAAACTAGTCGAATTAGTGATTTGTTAAAACGATTTGGTATGGATAATCGTTTGATTGAAAATGTTGATATATTAAAGAATATCTATTTGGAATATCTGCCTGAAGAAACGAGTGTGGTGTTGAAAAAAGAACGCGCTACTATCCGTGATTATATCCAAAAATCTATTTCAGGTCAAATTCCTCAGTGTTTTTTACAAGGAGAAAATGATGCAACCTAA
- a CDS encoding glycosyltransferase family 32 protein produces MENDIIPKQIHYCWFGKNPLSPLALKCIDSWKKFFPNYEIIKWDESNFDVDAFEYTREAYRAQKMAFVSDVARLFILAQHGGIYFDTDVEVVRPFDDILEKGGFMGIEAYDGEIWVNPGLGFGCSKNSKTINNLFEIYRHQTFDETKMTNCNIVTLTTEYLKKNGLEKENAIQSIDDITIYPKEYFNPCNMNTGKIDITEVTRSIHHYAASWADRSSLIRDWVYKKIYQLCGKRIALFLRKIFGRR; encoded by the coding sequence ATGGAAAATGATATTATTCCTAAGCAAATTCACTATTGCTGGTTCGGAAAAAATCCGTTATCCCCTTTAGCATTAAAATGTATAGATAGTTGGAAAAAATTTTTCCCTAATTATGAAATTATAAAATGGGATGAATCAAACTTTGATGTAGACGCATTTGAATATACTCGCGAAGCTTATCGTGCTCAAAAGATGGCTTTTGTTTCGGATGTTGCGCGGCTATTCATTTTGGCGCAACATGGTGGAATTTATTTTGATACAGATGTTGAGGTTGTTCGGCCTTTTGATGATATTCTTGAAAAAGGTGGATTCATGGGTATTGAAGCATATGATGGCGAAATTTGGGTGAATCCTGGTTTGGGATTCGGTTGCTCAAAAAATTCTAAAACGATAAACAACCTGTTTGAAATATACCGTCATCAAACATTTGATGAAACAAAAATGACAAACTGCAATATTGTTACCTTAACAACGGAATATCTAAAAAAGAATGGTTTAGAAAAAGAGAATGCGATTCAGTCTATTGATGATATAACGATATATCCAAAAGAATACTTTAATCCCTGTAATATGAACACGGGAAAAATTGATATTACAGAAGTGACAAGATCAATACACCATTACGCAGCTAGTTGGGCTGATAGAAGTAGCTTGATTAGGGACTGGGTATATAAAAAAATATATCAATTGTGTGGAAAACGAATTGCTCTTTTTTTGAGAAAAATATTTGGTCGTCGCTAA
- a CDS encoding EpsG family protein, producing MSLFAFASFFSPQYKKAVLIVSTACLGSLMAFKALTIGNDTPSYVYFFNHFSDVSTFFDYELRFEYGFQFFSKLIYLIFHDVQFLFVFTAIICMFSLSKTIYRFSENVAFSFFLFISLRFFYFYLSGIRQAIALSLTFFAFKYLVKANLRFFLFFVFLASSFHSSALVFIFAWPLSRMPLNKQGILALIGCFFVFYLLFANIIPFVFQFLPVYYGHYVGSEAFKSNNLGNFVSLLIKLLVVAFIVLSGYIEQIKKDFLSTEQYKMKTILVYFTIFSVCLSLISTRASLLDRFEYYYWIFVILLIPSVIEYMEKNKKLFFYYVFFIATTAYNMFLFVYRPEWHKIVPYHFFWN from the coding sequence ATGAGCCTGTTTGCTTTTGCAAGTTTTTTTTCGCCACAATATAAGAAAGCTGTCTTGATTGTTTCAACAGCTTGTTTGGGCTCCTTAATGGCGTTCAAAGCTTTGACAATAGGGAATGATACGCCGAGTTACGTTTATTTTTTCAATCATTTTTCTGATGTATCAACTTTTTTTGATTATGAGTTAAGATTTGAATATGGCTTTCAATTTTTTTCAAAATTAATTTATTTAATTTTCCATGATGTTCAATTTCTTTTCGTTTTTACAGCGATAATTTGTATGTTTTCTTTGTCTAAAACTATATACAGATTTTCCGAGAATGTTGCATTCAGTTTTTTCTTGTTTATTTCTTTACGTTTCTTTTACTTCTATTTAAGCGGAATTAGACAAGCTATAGCTCTTTCATTGACATTTTTTGCCTTCAAATATTTAGTTAAAGCTAATTTGAGATTTTTTCTTTTTTTTGTTTTCCTAGCCTCATCTTTTCACTCATCTGCATTGGTGTTTATTTTTGCATGGCCTCTCTCTCGAATGCCCTTAAACAAACAAGGAATTCTAGCCTTGATTGGTTGTTTTTTTGTGTTTTATCTATTATTCGCAAATATAATACCATTTGTATTTCAGTTTCTCCCCGTCTATTATGGTCATTATGTTGGCTCTGAAGCTTTTAAATCGAATAATTTGGGTAACTTCGTAAGTTTGTTAATAAAGTTACTGGTTGTCGCATTTATAGTCCTTTCTGGTTATATAGAACAAATAAAAAAAGATTTTTTGAGCACCGAACAATATAAAATGAAAACTATTCTAGTCTATTTTACCATTTTTTCAGTGTGCTTGTCATTGATTTCAACTCGTGCATCATTATTAGATAGATTTGAATATTATTATTGGATTTTTGTGATTCTGTTGATTCCGTCGGTGATTGAATATATGGAGAAAAATAAAAAGTTGTTTTTTTACTATGTGTTTTTTATTGCTACTACAGCATACAATATGTTTCTTTTTGTTTATCGACCGGAATGGCATAAAATTGTTCCCTATCATTTTTTTTGGAATTAA
- a CDS encoding serine O-acetyltransferase has product MKLGMIASFIRMLLSVTGGGRIGNKCVLGAGAVILGNITVGDNAKIGANAVVLKDVPANATAVGVPARIIVR; this is encoded by the coding sequence GTGAAATTGGGGATGATTGCATCATTTATCAGAATGTTACTATCGGTAACGGGGGGGGGGCGAATTGGAAACAAGTGTGTATTGGGGGCCGGAGCCGTTATTTTGGGGAATATTACAGTTGGTGATAATGCTAAAATCGGAGCGAATGCTGTGGTGCTAAAGGATGTTCCTGCAAATGCTACTGCAGTTGGTGTTCCTGCAAGAATAATTGTTCGATAA
- a CDS encoding glycosyltransferase, protein MVRILQIVDNISLASGVSSVVMNMYKNINREKIQFDFLVYCKTAVSYENEILQMGGRIFYVGNPLSVRTFFSALNTIKSFFKEHASCYQAVHLHSPTTAFFSLRYALKYGMKNRIVHSHSTMMSPNRIKTVVNDFLISRIKKYANIYWACSTEAAIFLYGSEWLTSNKYTIINNAVNCDKFCFNDEKRNLVRSRLNCSNKIVFCHVSNYSPIKNVLFLVDVMAECINLNNNIICLLIGDGPTAPLALSKIEEYGLKENFKFIGKTNEVNDFLCASDCLLLPSLKEGLPVTVVEAQACGLPCFISDTITKEVHVCDVKYFSLKKNVWQNAISSFEPLNDDLRNVRSQAFSDSKFSIKTEIKKIESLYLEMV, encoded by the coding sequence GTGGTAAGAATTCTACAGATTGTTGATAATATTTCATTAGCTTCGGGGGTATCTTCCGTTGTAATGAATATGTATAAAAACATCAATAGAGAAAAGATTCAATTCGATTTTCTTGTTTATTGTAAAACTGCCGTATCTTATGAAAATGAAATTCTTCAAATGGGAGGCCGGATTTTTTATGTCGGGAATCCCTTGTCGGTGCGCACTTTTTTTTCTGCACTGAACACAATAAAATCTTTTTTTAAAGAACATGCTAGTTGTTATCAAGCTGTTCATTTGCATTCTCCTACAACAGCTTTTTTTTCTTTACGATATGCACTTAAATATGGCATGAAAAACAGAATTGTTCATAGTCATTCAACAATGATGAGCCCAAATAGAATAAAAACTGTTGTAAATGATTTTTTGATATCCCGAATAAAAAAATACGCAAATATATATTGGGCTTGTTCAACGGAGGCTGCAATATTTTTATATGGAAGTGAATGGTTAACGTCTAATAAGTACACTATTATAAACAATGCTGTCAATTGCGATAAGTTTTGTTTTAATGATGAAAAAAGAAATCTTGTTCGCAGTCGACTAAATTGCTCTAATAAAATTGTTTTTTGCCATGTTTCAAATTATAGTCCCATAAAAAATGTTCTTTTCCTTGTTGATGTCATGGCGGAATGTATCAATTTGAATAACAATATAATTTGTTTGTTAATTGGAGATGGCCCTACTGCCCCATTGGCACTATCAAAAATTGAGGAATATGGATTAAAAGAGAATTTTAAGTTCATTGGAAAAACGAATGAAGTTAATGATTTCTTGTGCGCCTCTGATTGTCTTTTGTTACCGTCGTTGAAAGAAGGCTTGCCAGTTACTGTTGTAGAAGCTCAAGCATGTGGCTTGCCCTGTTTTATTAGTGATACTATTACTAAAGAAGTTCATGTTTGTGATGTAAAATATTTCTCTTTGAAAAAAAATGTTTGGCAAAATGCAATATCTTCTTTTGAACCATTAAATGATGATTTGCGAAATGTTCGGTCTCAGGCTTTTTCCGATTCTAAGTTTAGCATAAAAACAGAAATAAAGAAAATAGAGTCTTTGTATTTGGAGATGGTATGA
- a CDS encoding glycosyltransferase family 2 protein, producing the protein MVEGLVSIIMPSWNTAKFIAASIESVIAQTYTNWELIIVDDCSTDNTDEVVKKFTEPAEVNQTCHPERSVSEGGDLLSQKIRYFKNDHNMGAALTRNRALREAKGEWIAFLDSDDLWTPLKLVKQLSFMREHGYVLSYTEYEKIDEDDNPLNIYVTGPEVVNKRRMYNYDYIGQLTMMYSAKHFGLIQIKDIKKNNDYAIRLQLYKKPGTEAHLLKENLAKYRIRKKSISHDKLSKKLRSHYDLFHLCDEKPAPIALWYACWNMWYGLWKKKKFEKNTIKD; encoded by the coding sequence ATGGTAGAAGGTCTTGTCTCGATTATAATGCCCTCCTGGAATACCGCCAAGTTTATAGCGGCATCCATAGAATCTGTTATTGCCCAGACATATACCAACTGGGAACTGATTATCGTTGATGATTGCTCCACCGACAACACCGATGAAGTCGTGAAAAAGTTCACTGAGCCCGCCGAAGTGAACCAAACGTGTCATCCTGAGCGAAGCGTCAGCGAAGGCGGGGATCTCCTGTCCCAGAAAATTCGCTACTTCAAAAACGACCACAATATGGGTGCCGCTTTAACCCGCAACCGCGCCCTGCGCGAAGCAAAAGGTGAATGGATCGCCTTCCTTGATTCCGATGATTTGTGGACTCCGCTAAAATTGGTGAAACAACTCAGTTTTATGCGTGAGCATGGGTATGTTCTCTCTTACACGGAATACGAAAAGATTGACGAGGACGATAATCCCCTGAACATTTACGTGACCGGCCCGGAAGTCGTTAACAAGCGTAGAATGTACAACTACGACTATATTGGTCAACTCACTATGATGTACAGCGCCAAGCACTTTGGTCTGATTCAAATCAAGGACATCAAGAAGAATAACGACTACGCAATCCGCCTGCAACTTTACAAGAAACCGGGAACGGAAGCGCATTTGCTTAAGGAAAATCTGGCAAAATACAGGATCCGCAAGAAGAGTATTAGCCACGACAAACTGAGCAAAAAACTCCGCAGTCATTATGACCTGTTCCATCTATGCGATGAAAAGCCGGCACCGATTGCGCTTTGGTACGCTTGTTGGAATATGTGGTATGGGCTGTGGAAGAAGAAAAAGTTTGAAAAAAATACAATAAAGGATTAA
- a CDS encoding sugar transferase, with amino-acid sequence MRCDEVRKYYDILAKRRGQLALKRGFDLAVALILFVILAIPMAVIAVMIKLDSKGPVWYRQERVTTNGKHFRIHKFRTMVSNADKIGSAVTVGNDSRITRVGAKLRSLRLDELPQLFDVLNGDMSFVGTRPEAVKYVEKYKPEYYATLLMPAGITSEASIRYKDEDKLLNAADDVDKVYIEDVLPAKMKWNLESVKRFSFLRDVLTMPRTVLAVLGKEYR; translated from the coding sequence ATGCGCTGCGACGAAGTTCGCAAGTATTACGACATTCTGGCAAAGCGCCGTGGCCAGCTGGCCTTGAAGCGAGGCTTTGACTTGGCTGTAGCCTTGATTCTGTTTGTGATTCTTGCGATTCCCATGGCTGTTATAGCTGTCATGATCAAGCTAGACAGCAAGGGCCCGGTTTGGTACCGCCAGGAACGCGTTACCACCAACGGCAAGCACTTTAGAATCCACAAGTTCCGCACCATGGTCAGCAATGCCGACAAAATCGGTTCTGCCGTGACCGTGGGGAACGATAGCCGAATCACGAGAGTAGGTGCGAAACTGCGTAGCCTTAGGCTTGATGAACTGCCGCAACTGTTCGATGTGCTCAATGGCGACATGAGCTTTGTGGGAACACGGCCCGAAGCTGTGAAGTATGTTGAAAAATACAAGCCGGAATACTATGCGACTCTCCTGATGCCTGCCGGAATTACCAGCGAAGCCAGCATCCGTTACAAGGACGAAGATAAGCTCTTGAACGCCGCCGATGACGTGGACAAGGTTTACATAGAAGACGTTTTGCCGGCAAAGATGAAGTGGAACCTGGAATCTGTAAAGCGGTTCAGTTTTTTGCGCGACGTGCTGACCATGCCGAGGACCGTGCTTGCCGTGCTGGGGAAGGAATATAGGTAG
- a CDS encoding DegT/DnrJ/EryC1/StrS aminotransferase family protein, producing MKISFSPPDITDLEIEEVCEALRSGWITTGPRTKKFEAEIAKVCHTDKAVCLNSATAALELILRILGIGPGDEVITSAYTYTASASPAIHCGATVKFVDTAKDSFEMDYDALENAITEKTKVVIPVDIGGVVCDYDRIFEIVERKKALFKPNNDIQKGFGRVIVVADCAHAFGAKWHGKVAGEIADFSSFSFHAVKNLTTAEGGAATWRTRDFIDNEAVYKQFQLLSLHGQSKDALAKTQLGAWEYDIVAPNYKCNMTDIMAAIGLKQLERYPGLVERRHQIIEKYDAALKPLGVKTLPHATNDSYSSGHLYLSRIPGINAEQRHEIIVKMAEQGIATNVHYKPLPMMTAYKNLGFDIKDYPNAYAQFANEITLPLHTLLTDEQVDFIVETYISILMPEI from the coding sequence ATGAAGATTTCTTTTTCTCCTCCTGATATCACTGATTTGGAAATTGAAGAAGTCTGCGAAGCCTTGCGCTCTGGCTGGATTACTACGGGTCCGAGAACAAAGAAATTCGAAGCCGAAATTGCCAAGGTGTGCCATACCGACAAGGCAGTCTGTTTGAACTCTGCTACGGCGGCGCTTGAACTTATCCTCCGCATTTTGGGCATTGGCCCTGGCGACGAGGTAATCACCTCTGCCTACACGTACACTGCTTCGGCTAGCCCGGCAATCCATTGTGGAGCGACAGTTAAGTTCGTGGACACTGCCAAGGATTCCTTCGAAATGGACTACGACGCCCTCGAAAACGCCATTACCGAAAAGACCAAGGTGGTTATTCCGGTGGATATCGGCGGGGTGGTTTGCGATTACGACCGCATTTTTGAAATTGTTGAACGTAAAAAGGCCCTTTTCAAGCCGAACAACGACATTCAGAAGGGGTTTGGCCGCGTAATCGTGGTGGCCGACTGTGCTCACGCATTCGGTGCTAAGTGGCACGGCAAGGTGGCAGGCGAAATCGCCGACTTCTCTAGCTTCTCTTTCCATGCGGTAAAGAACCTTACCACGGCCGAAGGCGGTGCCGCTACGTGGCGCACCCGCGATTTTATCGATAACGAAGCCGTTTACAAGCAGTTCCAGTTGCTCTCTCTGCACGGACAGTCCAAGGACGCCCTCGCCAAGACGCAGCTCGGTGCCTGGGAATACGACATTGTTGCCCCCAACTACAAGTGCAACATGACCGACATCATGGCGGCCATTGGTCTCAAGCAGTTGGAACGCTATCCGGGACTTGTCGAACGCCGTCACCAGATTATCGAAAAGTACGATGCAGCACTCAAGCCGCTCGGAGTAAAGACCTTGCCGCACGCTACAAACGACAGTTATTCCAGCGGACATCTGTACCTCTCGCGCATTCCGGGAATCAACGCCGAACAGCGCCACGAAATCATCGTGAAAATGGCCGAACAGGGAATCGCGACCAACGTGCACTACAAGCCGCTCCCGATGATGACCGCCTACAAGAACTTGGGCTTTGATATCAAGGATTACCCGAATGCTTACGCCCAGTTCGCAAACGAGATTACGCTCCCGCTTCATACGCTGCTGACCGACGAACAGGTTGATTTTATTGTCGAAACCTATATTAGCATTTTGATGCCGGAAATCTAA